A genome region from Blautia coccoides includes the following:
- the spoIIIAA gene encoding stage III sporulation protein AA: MRERDIIRLFPQKIRAALEHAEFDMEHLYEIRLRVNAPLILIYKGNEYFLTKDGKLTKQMQGVCQIEAKDLRETMEYVSNYSMYAFEEEIRQGFITIQGGHRVGIAGKTVLDGAKIKSLKYISYINLRLSHQIKGCASQILPYVISKGNVCHTLIISPPMCGKTTLLRDLIRQVSDGNSYLPGKSVGVVDERSEIAGSYQGIPQNDLGIRTDILDCCPKAEGMMMLIRSMSPEVVAVDELGDYEDIHAIESVIHCGCKLFATVHGSSIEDIKRKPLMQRLVQEKIFERYIILHSKDKAGKVKAVFDERGTCLFDEKRRRGTLC, translated from the coding sequence ATGAGAGAAAGGGATATTATACGTTTATTTCCCCAAAAGATCAGGGCAGCCCTGGAGCACGCGGAGTTTGATATGGAACATCTGTATGAGATCCGGCTGAGGGTGAATGCGCCGCTGATCTTAATATACAAAGGGAATGAGTATTTTCTGACAAAAGACGGAAAACTGACCAAACAGATGCAGGGCGTCTGCCAGATTGAGGCAAAGGACCTGCGGGAGACCATGGAGTATGTGAGCAATTATTCCATGTACGCATTTGAGGAAGAGATCCGGCAGGGATTCATTACCATTCAGGGAGGCCACCGTGTGGGAATTGCCGGTAAAACGGTACTGGACGGAGCGAAGATCAAAAGCCTGAAATACATATCATATATAAATCTGAGACTTTCACACCAGATAAAAGGATGTGCCAGTCAGATACTTCCCTATGTGATCAGCAAAGGAAATGTCTGCCACACGCTGATCATTTCCCCGCCTATGTGCGGGAAGACCACTCTGCTGCGCGATCTGATACGCCAGGTCAGTGACGGCAACTCCTATCTGCCGGGTAAATCCGTGGGGGTGGTGGATGAGCGCTCGGAGATCGCGGGTTCCTATCAGGGGATTCCCCAAAATGATCTGGGAATCAGAACGGATATTCTGGACTGCTGTCCAAAGGCGGAGGGTATGATGATGCTGATCCGCTCCATGTCACCTGAGGTGGTGGCTGTGGATGAGCTGGGGGACTATGAGGATATTCACGCCATAGAATCCGTGATCCACTGCGGCTGTAAACTTTTTGCCACGGTCCACGGAAGCTCTATTGAGGATATCAAGAGGAAACCTCTGATGCAGCGCCTGGTGCAGGAGAAAATATTTGAGAGATATATTATTCTCCATAGCAAGGACAAGGCAGGGAAGGTGAAGGCTGTATTTGATGAGAGAGGCACCTGTCTGTTTGATGAAAAAAGGAGGAGAGGAACCCTATGCTGA
- a CDS encoding stage III sporulation protein AF, with the protein MTETLYGWMRNLACYFIFLSAVMHFLPDNNYKKYIQFYMGLLLILLLLSPVLDFLHLENKIDAGVNRYVEEEERDREEWENYAREIEEEYGWNKKGENTGETEQQEEDTLQEGAVEP; encoded by the coding sequence ATGACAGAGACACTTTACGGCTGGATGCGGAACCTGGCGTGTTACTTCATATTTTTATCCGCGGTGATGCATTTTCTGCCGGACAACAATTATAAAAAGTACATTCAGTTTTATATGGGACTGCTTCTGATACTCCTTCTGCTCTCGCCTGTCCTGGATTTTCTTCACCTGGAAAATAAGATTGATGCAGGGGTGAACCGATATGTGGAAGAGGAGGAGCGGGACAGGGAGGAATGGGAAAACTACGCGCGGGAAATAGAGGAAGAATACGGATGGAACAAGAAAGGTGAGAACACCGGGGAGACGGAGCAGCAGGAGGAAGACACCCTGCAGGAAGGAGCGGTGGAACCATGA
- a CDS encoding stage III sporulation protein AE yields MKGGIGKRVRAAGCVLAVLFLVLSAAVEVKASFFSANAGQEVLKNQPQGTASQDEQPKEEEDENAADKGNRDETDHTKTAENEATENEEEVRRDAQSATEEKLMDDMELEQMQDAVNELLGEESFSLEDALHKILSGEKLFSKEYFISLAKNLLYSNLAAERDTMIHVVLLVLLAALFSNFSNVFNNGQMGEISFYIVYMLLLVSLVHSFGTLSIEISEGLTGFVTFMKALMPSYFLAVTAATGSATAMVFYEIVLVLVYVVQVVFLKGVLPGIHIYVLLQLVNYLHSEDFLSKMAELVRTVVEWAMRTCIAVVIGMQIIQNMIGPAIDTLKRDVIGKTAAAIPGIGNAINGVTEVALGTAVLVRNGLGVIGIIVILCVGLPPVIRLGMTTLLYKLLAAVVQPISDKRMVGALATIGDGCMLLLKVLLTMELLFLITIAVLTISFIGH; encoded by the coding sequence ATGAAAGGGGGGATCGGAAAAAGAGTCAGGGCAGCAGGGTGTGTGCTGGCAGTGCTGTTTCTGGTATTGTCTGCTGCAGTGGAGGTGAAAGCCTCTTTTTTTTCGGCAAACGCAGGACAAGAAGTCCTGAAAAACCAGCCGCAGGGGACAGCCTCACAGGATGAACAGCCAAAAGAGGAAGAGGATGAAAATGCAGCAGACAAAGGAAATAGGGATGAGACGGATCATACAAAAACGGCGGAAAATGAAGCGACAGAAAATGAAGAGGAAGTCCGCCGGGACGCCCAGAGCGCCACAGAGGAGAAGCTCATGGATGACATGGAGCTGGAGCAGATGCAGGATGCCGTCAACGAACTTCTGGGAGAAGAGAGCTTCAGCCTGGAGGATGCCCTGCACAAGATCTTAAGCGGAGAGAAGCTGTTCTCAAAAGAATATTTTATCTCTCTTGCAAAGAATCTGCTGTACAGCAATCTGGCGGCTGAGAGGGATACCATGATCCATGTGGTGCTGCTGGTGCTGCTGGCAGCGCTTTTTTCCAACTTTTCCAATGTGTTTAACAACGGCCAGATGGGGGAGATCAGTTTTTATATTGTATACATGCTTCTTCTTGTATCTTTGGTGCATTCCTTCGGTACACTCAGCATAGAGATAAGTGAGGGGCTGACAGGCTTTGTCACTTTTATGAAGGCATTGATGCCCTCCTACTTCCTGGCAGTCACTGCGGCCACGGGGAGTGCCACAGCTATGGTATTCTATGAGATCGTCCTGGTGTTGGTCTATGTGGTACAGGTTGTCTTTTTAAAAGGTGTCCTGCCGGGTATCCATATATACGTACTGCTGCAGCTTGTGAATTATCTGCACAGTGAGGACTTTCTTTCAAAAATGGCGGAACTTGTGAGGACTGTGGTGGAATGGGCCATGCGGACCTGCATTGCTGTTGTGATCGGAATGCAGATCATCCAGAACATGATAGGCCCTGCCATAGACACTCTCAAGCGGGATGTGATCGGCAAGACGGCGGCGGCCATCCCCGGCATCGGAAATGCCATAAACGGCGTGACAGAGGTAGCCCTCGGAACCGCTGTTCTGGTGAGGAACGGGCTGGGGGTGATCGGGATCATAGTCATTCTGTGTGTGGGCCTTCCGCCTGTCATCCGGCTGGGCATGACAACCCTGCTCTACAAACTGCTGGCCGCTGTGGTACAGCCCATATCTGACAAAAGAATGGTGGGAGCCTTGGCTACCATCGGAGACGGGTGTATGCTCCTGTTAAAGGTACTGCTCACAATGGAACTGCTGTTTTTGATCACCATTGCAGTGCTCACCATTTCTTTTATCGGGCATTAG
- a CDS encoding helix-turn-helix domain-containing protein, which translates to MLYCICDASKPAEYLTCGNLVSENGFVHLHRTLDFFVLILVQEGTLHICQDGRAYDISPGEFFVLFPGSTHYGYKPTRGYLSYCWTHFTLPDSPADSIKNLSPFGKDHFRTEDGCLFDPFSAEMIFLPEHGKILPEKRSQLLFLQLLDLAKRSSYQMTRSCCHALNLLLLEISREYLLAEHFGQELLPTSVQDITEWIQSHFDQPLTVRGLAEKFGYHPTYLSALIKQYTGYPLVTYINRTRISVSKNLLNSHSLTIRQISSMCGFTDEKHFMKLFRQFEGMTPTQYRKAFDQKKINTL; encoded by the coding sequence ATGTTATATTGTATTTGTGATGCCTCAAAACCGGCAGAATATCTGACCTGCGGCAATCTTGTAAGTGAAAACGGATTTGTGCACCTTCACAGAACACTGGATTTCTTTGTTCTGATCTTAGTGCAGGAGGGAACTCTGCACATCTGTCAGGACGGCAGAGCTTATGATATCAGCCCCGGTGAATTCTTTGTCCTCTTCCCCGGAAGTACCCATTACGGATATAAACCCACCCGGGGATATCTCTCCTACTGCTGGACACACTTTACACTGCCGGACAGCCCCGCGGATTCCATAAAAAATCTGTCCCCTTTTGGCAAAGATCATTTCCGTACAGAAGACGGTTGCCTCTTTGATCCCTTCTCTGCTGAAATGATATTTCTCCCGGAGCACGGTAAGATCCTTCCGGAAAAGCGCTCCCAGCTATTGTTTCTCCAGCTTCTGGATCTGGCAAAACGCAGCAGCTATCAGATGACCCGGAGCTGCTGCCACGCGCTGAATCTGCTCCTTCTGGAGATAAGCCGTGAATACCTGCTGGCAGAGCATTTCGGACAGGAGCTGCTGCCAACTTCTGTGCAGGATATTACAGAATGGATACAGAGTCATTTTGACCAGCCTTTGACAGTCCGGGGCCTGGCGGAAAAATTCGGATACCATCCCACCTATCTGTCCGCCCTGATCAAACAGTACACCGGTTATCCCCTTGTCACCTACATCAACCGCACACGCATCAGCGTATCAAAAAATCTGCTGAACAGCCATTCCCTGACTATCCGGCAGATTTCTTCCATGTGCGGATTCACTGATGAAAAACATTTCATGAAGCTGTTCCGGCAGTTTGAGGGCATGACCCCCACACAATACCGAAAAGCCTTTGACCAGAAAAAGATCAACACACTCTAA
- a CDS encoding AAA family ATPase, whose protein sequence is MGEAKIIAVAGKGGVGKTSVSAMIVRILTRKYPDARILAIDADPAVGLATALGVTVERTMDDIRKAIVENVQKGQKKEAVECLGEARNLMFDALEEQEGFAFLAIGRPEAAGCYCAVNAYLKEVITTMAEQFDFVVIDGEAGIEQINRRVMERVTHLILITDPSQKGLQVVKTIKKVADELVMYEACGVLVNRLPDVKMLKFLDLEEIPFLGAVGQDSSLTEFDLKGENILNLPDSSLLAAGVKEALEKLHIV, encoded by the coding sequence ATGGGAGAAGCAAAGATCATTGCCGTAGCAGGAAAAGGAGGTGTGGGAAAGACATCGGTTTCCGCCATGATCGTCCGTATTCTGACACGGAAGTATCCGGATGCCAGGATACTGGCCATTGACGCGGACCCGGCTGTAGGACTTGCCACAGCACTGGGGGTTACTGTGGAGAGAACCATGGATGATATACGAAAGGCAATTGTTGAAAATGTACAGAAAGGTCAGAAAAAGGAGGCTGTGGAATGTCTGGGAGAGGCCAGAAATTTAATGTTTGATGCTCTGGAGGAGCAGGAGGGCTTTGCATTTCTGGCCATCGGTCGACCGGAGGCCGCAGGGTGCTACTGTGCGGTAAATGCGTATCTGAAAGAAGTCATCACCACAATGGCAGAGCAGTTTGACTTTGTGGTGATCGACGGTGAGGCGGGCATTGAACAGATCAACCGCCGTGTCATGGAGCGTGTGACCCATCTGATCCTGATCACAGACCCAAGCCAGAAAGGGCTGCAGGTGGTGAAAACCATAAAGAAGGTGGCAGATGAACTGGTTATGTATGAAGCCTGCGGTGTGCTGGTAAACCGTCTGCCGGATGTGAAAATGCTTAAGTTCCTGGATCTTGAGGAGATACCGTTTCTGGGAGCCGTGGGACAGGACAGCAGCCTTACGGAGTTTGATTTAAAGGGGGAGAATATTTTAAACCTGCCTGACAGTTCCCTGCTGGCAGCAGGTGTGAAGGAGGCACTTGAAAAACTGCATATTGTATGA
- a CDS encoding SpoIIIAH-like family protein encodes MKKIFKKNQVIITALAIMIAVAGYINYSDNHLGIDKTLKKASTSTADDKSKETADADGIVEDIDSLDYDLTDESALLEENAAAENGDTNTQDQNAAQDQSSSSTDGTTTGEDGNTTDNNADSKDASAETPGEAVLTGASNFVAQAKVSREQVRSANKETLLEIINNENIGDEQKQEAIASMVRMTDLAEQEEAAELLLDAKGFENVVVNLTNDSADVIVPQEYMADDKRAQIEDIVKRKTSVPVENIVITPMDDGSSDGE; translated from the coding sequence ATGAAAAAAATCTTTAAGAAGAATCAGGTCATTATCACCGCGCTGGCAATCATGATTGCGGTTGCCGGGTACATCAATTATTCAGATAACCATCTGGGAATTGACAAGACACTGAAGAAAGCCAGCACAAGTACAGCGGATGATAAGAGCAAAGAGACAGCGGACGCAGACGGGATCGTGGAGGATATCGACAGCCTGGATTATGACTTAACAGACGAGTCCGCTTTACTTGAAGAGAATGCAGCGGCTGAAAACGGAGACACAAATACGCAGGACCAGAACGCGGCCCAGGATCAGAGTTCCTCATCCACAGACGGCACCACTACAGGGGAGGACGGAAACACTACGGACAACAATGCAGACAGCAAAGACGCATCCGCTGAGACACCGGGTGAGGCAGTGCTGACAGGGGCATCCAACTTTGTGGCACAGGCAAAGGTGAGCAGAGAACAGGTGCGTTCTGCCAACAAAGAGACCCTTCTTGAGATCATCAACAATGAAAATATCGGAGACGAGCAGAAACAGGAAGCCATTGCCTCCATGGTGAGGATGACAGACTTAGCAGAGCAGGAGGAAGCTGCGGAACTGCTTCTGGACGCAAAAGGATTTGAGAACGTGGTGGTGAATCTGACAAACGATTCCGCCGATGTGATCGTTCCCCAGGAGTACATGGCAGATGACAAGCGTGCCCAGATCGAGGACATCGTGAAACGGAAAACAAGCGTTCCGGTAGAGAATATTGTGATCACGCCAATGGATGACGGCTCCTCTGACGGGGAATGA
- a CDS encoding stage III sporulation protein AB, whose product MLKVLGVCLVVFSCTALGFERSLRFTKRLAGLRELQRMVLLIKGEISYRKEALPEALLRAAGRLTPPFSDFLKNVAQRADAYDGILFADIFMQEAENAFRDSALTKEDKEELRQLGQYLGYLDITQQENAMALFQQELERKIQAVQAEIPVKKRLYQSLGVLGGIFLAITLI is encoded by the coding sequence ATGCTGAAAGTGCTGGGAGTCTGTCTCGTGGTATTCTCCTGTACGGCTCTGGGTTTCGAGAGAAGCCTGAGGTTTACGAAAAGACTGGCGGGACTCAGGGAACTTCAGCGGATGGTCCTGCTCATAAAGGGCGAGATCAGTTACCGAAAGGAAGCACTTCCGGAGGCTCTTTTGCGGGCTGCGGGAAGACTGACTCCGCCATTTTCAGATTTTTTGAAAAATGTTGCACAGCGGGCGGATGCCTACGATGGTATCTTATTTGCCGATATTTTTATGCAGGAGGCGGAAAACGCGTTCAGAGACAGTGCACTTACAAAAGAGGATAAAGAGGAGCTAAGACAGTTGGGGCAGTATCTGGGATATCTGGATATCACCCAGCAGGAAAATGCCATGGCTTTGTTTCAGCAGGAATTGGAGAGGAAAATTCAGGCGGTCCAGGCCGAAATTCCTGTAAAAAAAAGACTTTATCAGAGTCTGGGAGTGCTGGGTGGGATTTTTCTTGCCATAACGCTTATCTGA
- the spoIIIAC gene encoding stage III sporulation protein AC — protein sequence MEVTILFKIGAVGILVSVLCQILKHSQREELAFLTSLAGLLLVLFWVLPYINDLFQTIQELFAL from the coding sequence GTGGAGGTAACAATTTTATTCAAAATCGGTGCAGTGGGGATCCTGGTCTCTGTGCTGTGCCAGATTTTAAAACACAGCCAGCGGGAAGAACTGGCTTTTTTGACAAGCCTTGCCGGACTTTTACTGGTATTGTTCTGGGTGCTGCCCTACATCAACGATTTATTCCAGACCATACAGGAGTTATTTGCGCTGTAG
- a CDS encoding M48 family metallopeptidase translates to MEYQIIYGKRTTLGIQITPEGNVVVRAPEHYPKRKIKQFVRMKKEWIHKKAEGRKTDAWYINALPYQKEEKAQYLDSALEIFAVKADYYAALMGIPYEQIQVMEKYGQWGRCTKDGRLFFNWRLILAPEEVLDYVVISTLARVKNYPFLSGRLVEQVMPDYQVWKQWLKERSILLWSRE, encoded by the coding sequence ATGGAATACCAAATAATTTACGGTAAAAGAACCACACTGGGGATCCAGATCACACCGGAAGGGAATGTGGTGGTCAGGGCACCGGAGCATTATCCCAAGCGGAAGATCAAGCAGTTTGTACGAATGAAAAAAGAATGGATACATAAAAAAGCAGAGGGCAGGAAGACAGATGCATGGTATATCAATGCCCTGCCATATCAGAAAGAGGAAAAGGCACAGTACCTGGATTCTGCTCTGGAAATCTTCGCCGTGAAGGCAGATTACTATGCGGCACTCATGGGGATTCCCTATGAACAGATCCAGGTCATGGAAAAATACGGACAGTGGGGAAGATGTACAAAAGACGGCAGGCTCTTTTTTAACTGGAGACTGATACTGGCACCGGAGGAGGTGCTGGATTATGTGGTCATCTCCACACTGGCCCGCGTGAAAAACTATCCTTTTTTGTCCGGCAGACTGGTGGAACAGGTTATGCCGGACTACCAGGTTTGGAAGCAATGGCTGAAGGAGCGCTCCATTTTGTTATGGAGCCGTGAGTGA
- a CDS encoding peptide chain release factor 3, with product MADYTKEITKRRTFAIISHPDAGKTTLTEKFLLYGGAINLAGSVKGKATSRHAVSDWMEIEKERGISVTSSVLQFNYDGYCINILDTPGHQDFSEDTYRTLMAADSAVMVIDASKGVEAQTRKLFKVCAMRHIPIFTFINKLDRDANDTFDLLDDIEKELGIPTCPINWPIGSGKKFRGVYDRDTRKVLTFSDTMKGTKEGAQEEIGVDEPRLDEVVDAEQKEQLLEEIELLDGASAEFDQELVNQGRLSPVFFGSALTNFGVETFLEHFLKMTSSPLPRTADIGVIDPMKEDFSAFVFKIQANMNKNHRDRIAFMRICSGKFDASQEVFHVQGNKKMRLSQPQQMMASDRHVVEEAYAGDIIGVFDPGIFAIGDTVCSPGKKYAYEGIPTFAPEHFARVRLMDSMKRKQFVKGVNQIAQEGAIQIFQEFMGGMEEIIVGVVGVLQFDVLKYRLENEYNVEIRLESLPYEHIRWIANKESVDIEKLTGTSDMKKVKDMRGNPLLLFVNAWSVGMTLDRNEGLELAEFSRN from the coding sequence GTGGCTGACTATACGAAAGAAATTACGAAAAGACGTACATTTGCGATCATATCCCATCCCGATGCCGGTAAAACGACCCTGACGGAAAAGTTCCTTCTATACGGAGGCGCCATCAATCTGGCGGGAAGTGTCAAGGGCAAGGCGACATCACGCCATGCGGTTTCCGACTGGATGGAAATTGAAAAAGAGAGAGGTATTTCTGTTACTTCCTCTGTGCTGCAGTTTAACTATGATGGTTATTGCATTAACATATTGGATACTCCGGGACATCAGGATTTCTCGGAAGACACATATCGTACCCTGATGGCAGCAGATTCTGCGGTCATGGTCATTGATGCCTCAAAAGGTGTGGAGGCACAGACCAGAAAGCTTTTTAAAGTCTGTGCCATGCGCCATATTCCTATTTTTACCTTTATCAACAAGCTGGATCGGGATGCCAACGATACCTTTGATCTGCTGGACGACATTGAGAAGGAACTGGGGATACCAACCTGCCCCATCAACTGGCCCATTGGTTCCGGCAAGAAGTTCAGAGGTGTGTATGACAGAGATACCAGGAAGGTGCTCACCTTCTCTGATACCATGAAAGGCACAAAAGAAGGTGCCCAGGAAGAAATCGGTGTGGACGAACCACGGCTTGACGAGGTGGTGGATGCGGAACAGAAGGAACAGCTTCTGGAAGAAATCGAACTGCTGGATGGTGCAAGTGCGGAATTTGACCAGGAGCTGGTCAACCAGGGAAGATTATCTCCCGTATTTTTCGGCTCCGCCCTCACCAACTTTGGTGTAGAGACATTTCTGGAGCATTTCCTGAAAATGACATCCTCACCTCTTCCAAGGACTGCGGATATTGGTGTCATTGACCCCATGAAGGAAGACTTCTCTGCCTTTGTTTTTAAGATCCAGGCAAATATGAACAAAAACCACAGGGACAGAATTGCGTTTATGCGTATCTGTTCCGGAAAATTTGACGCTTCCCAGGAAGTATTCCATGTCCAGGGAAATAAAAAGATGCGTCTGTCCCAGCCCCAGCAGATGATGGCATCAGACCGGCATGTGGTGGAGGAAGCCTACGCAGGTGACATTATCGGCGTCTTTGATCCGGGGATTTTTGCCATTGGCGATACTGTTTGCTCGCCGGGAAAAAAATATGCCTATGAGGGTATCCCCACCTTTGCGCCGGAGCATTTTGCAAGAGTTCGTCTTATGGACAGCATGAAGAGAAAACAGTTTGTCAAGGGCGTGAACCAGATCGCCCAGGAAGGTGCGATCCAGATTTTCCAGGAATTTATGGGAGGTATGGAGGAGATTATTGTGGGAGTTGTAGGTGTCCTGCAGTTTGATGTGCTGAAATACAGGCTGGAAAATGAGTATAATGTGGAGATACGCCTGGAGAGCCTGCCGTACGAACATATCCGCTGGATCGCCAACAAGGAATCGGTGGATATAGAAAAGCTGACAGGAACCTCAGACATGAAGAAAGTAAAAGATATGAGAGGAAATCCGTTGCTTCTGTTTGTCAATGCCTGGAGTGTTGGCATGACACTGGACAGAAACGAAGGTCTGGAGCTTGCGGAATTCAGCAGAAACTGA
- a CDS encoding stage III sporulation AC/AD family protein, which produces MEVVKIVMLGMTGVVLALFLKETKPEYSLYLSLAVGICIFTFMAQKLSYLLDSVLKIQEYVPVDTKYLTILLKMIGAAYIGQFSASICKDAGYGAIGNQIEIFVKLYIMVLSMPVLLALMEAIYGFLV; this is translated from the coding sequence ATGGAAGTGGTGAAAATCGTCATGCTGGGCATGACAGGAGTGGTGCTGGCACTGTTTTTAAAAGAGACAAAGCCAGAATACTCTCTGTATCTGAGCCTGGCAGTGGGAATCTGCATCTTTACCTTCATGGCGCAGAAGCTCTCCTACCTGCTGGACTCCGTACTGAAGATTCAGGAGTATGTGCCTGTGGACACAAAATATCTGACCATACTGCTGAAAATGATCGGAGCTGCCTATATCGGCCAGTTCTCTGCCAGCATCTGCAAAGATGCGGGATATGGGGCGATCGGGAACCAGATTGAGATATTTGTCAAGCTTTACATCATGGTATTGTCCATGCCGGTGCTTCTGGCACTTATGGAGGCCATCTACGGGTTTTTGGTATGA
- a CDS encoding glycoside hydrolase family 127 protein — MLEKKVKMMPLGDVSIQDDFWKEYMELVRNHVIPYQWEALNDRIEGAEPSYCMQNFRVAAGMQEGRFQGMVFQDSDAYKWLEAVAYSLMWHPDEALEATADQAIEIISAAQQPDGYLDTYYILNGLEKRFTNLMDHHELYCLGHMVEGAVAYYKATGKRKFLDTAVGYVNCVYENIGNAPGKKPGYPGHEVAEMALVALYEVTKDPKHLELAKYFIDQRGQAPLYFAEEREKNKNDFFWKDSYFQDQYYQAGKPVRQQDRAEGHAVRAVYLYTGMAEVASAVKDQELFEACQRIWDNIVEKQMYVTGSIGSSQYGEAFTFDYDLPNDTVYAETCAAIGLIFFARRMFEITKDSRYADVMERCLYNGVISGMSLDGKKFFYVNPLEAVPEASEKDYYKKHVKVERQKWFGCACCPPNVARLLSSIGGYAYEYNEKEFFMNLFIGGSMHAVLDGKENQFKVETDYPWNGDVKIQIENEEDTAFTYAIRVPGWCRSYTLKLNGEAVSCPVENGYLLLERCWKNQDEIVFSMEMPVELVAANPRVREDIGKVAVMRGPVVYCLEEADNGDQLQELYLNENPEFAVKYEKDLLKGVVTLTTEGKRLSEEEWDEKTLYKTYAGRKFEPQTLKFIPYYAWTNRTVGEMLVWVRI; from the coding sequence ATGTTAGAAAAGAAAGTGAAAATGATGCCGCTTGGCGATGTTTCCATCCAGGATGATTTTTGGAAAGAGTATATGGAATTGGTGAGAAATCATGTGATCCCTTACCAGTGGGAAGCATTGAATGACAGGATCGAAGGGGCAGAGCCAAGTTACTGTATGCAGAATTTCCGCGTAGCCGCCGGGATGCAAGAGGGCAGGTTCCAGGGAATGGTATTCCAGGACAGTGATGCCTATAAGTGGCTGGAAGCGGTGGCCTACAGTCTGATGTGGCACCCGGACGAAGCGCTGGAGGCAACGGCAGACCAGGCTATTGAGATCATCAGCGCGGCACAGCAGCCGGATGGATATCTGGACACTTATTACATTTTGAACGGTCTGGAAAAGCGCTTTACAAACCTTATGGACCACCACGAGCTTTACTGCCTGGGACACATGGTGGAAGGAGCTGTGGCTTATTACAAGGCAACAGGAAAGAGAAAATTTTTAGACACGGCTGTGGGCTATGTGAATTGTGTCTATGAAAATATAGGAAACGCGCCGGGAAAGAAACCGGGATACCCAGGTCATGAGGTGGCTGAAATGGCACTTGTGGCACTTTATGAGGTGACAAAAGATCCCAAGCATCTGGAACTTGCAAAATATTTTATTGACCAGAGAGGGCAGGCACCCCTGTACTTTGCCGAGGAAAGGGAAAAGAACAAAAATGATTTCTTCTGGAAGGACAGCTACTTCCAGGATCAATACTATCAGGCAGGCAAACCGGTCCGTCAGCAGGACAGAGCGGAAGGCCATGCAGTCCGTGCCGTATATCTCTATACCGGAATGGCTGAGGTGGCAAGTGCAGTAAAGGACCAGGAATTGTTTGAGGCATGTCAGAGGATCTGGGACAATATTGTGGAAAAACAGATGTATGTAACTGGTTCCATCGGCTCTTCCCAGTACGGGGAGGCATTTACCTTTGACTATGATCTGCCCAATGACACAGTTTATGCGGAGACCTGTGCCGCTATCGGATTGATTTTCTTTGCCAGAAGAATGTTTGAAATAACCAAGGACAGCAGATATGCGGATGTGATGGAACGCTGCCTCTATAATGGGGTCATCAGCGGTATGTCTCTGGACGGTAAAAAATTCTTCTATGTAAATCCCCTGGAGGCTGTGCCGGAGGCATCTGAGAAGGATTATTACAAAAAACATGTGAAAGTGGAACGCCAGAAATGGTTTGGCTGTGCCTGCTGCCCGCCCAATGTAGCACGCCTTCTCTCCTCCATTGGCGGATATGCCTATGAATATAATGAAAAGGAATTTTTCATGAATCTGTTTATCGGCGGCAGTATGCATGCGGTTCTGGACGGGAAAGAGAATCAATTTAAAGTGGAGACAGATTATCCATGGAACGGTGACGTGAAAATACAGATTGAAAATGAGGAAGACACAGCATTTACATATGCCATCCGTGTGCCGGGCTGGTGCCGCAGCTATACGCTCAAACTCAATGGGGAAGCCGTAAGCTGCCCTGTGGAGAACGGGTATCTCCTTTTGGAGCGCTGCTGGAAAAATCAAGATGAGATTGTATTTTCCATGGAAATGCCGGTGGAACTGGTTGCCGCAAACCCGAGAGTCAGGGAAGATATTGGAAAAGTGGCAGTTATGCGCGGGCCTGTTGTGTATTGCCTGGAGGAGGCAGACAATGGCGATCAGCTTCAGGAATTATATCTGAATGAAAATCCGGAGTTTGCAGTAAAATACGAAAAAGACCTGTTAAAGGGTGTTGTGACCCTGACCACAGAGGGAAAACGTCTCTCAGAGGAAGAGTGGGATGAAAAGACACTTTACAAAACATACGCAGGTAGAAAATTTGAACCTCAGACACTGAAATTCATTCCCTATTATGCCTGGACAAACAGGACAGTGGGAGAGATGCTTGTATGGGTCAGAATCTGA